Proteins from a genomic interval of Phycisphaerae bacterium RAS1:
- the ubiG_3 gene encoding Ubiquinone biosynthesis O-methyltransferase — protein sequence MKYRDRIFKAYATLGHRRSEPISLDEADRWGIPYAHYFRGWLPAAKDAKIVDLACGFGRLLRFFTKRGYTNVMGVDLSGEEVELARKIHPNVVQANLLDFLKEHQNEFDLITATDIIEHLTKDEVLDFLDGVNGALRPGGRVILQTVNADVPWGLMHRYHDLTHELAFNPHSIEWLLHLTGFSEARSRECGPVAHGVASSIRLVLWQVMRLRLILENLIETGAAGAGVMSRVFMASAVKR from the coding sequence ATGAAGTACCGTGATCGAATTTTCAAAGCCTACGCGACGCTCGGCCACCGCCGCAGCGAGCCCATCTCGCTGGACGAAGCGGACCGCTGGGGCATTCCCTACGCGCACTATTTTCGGGGCTGGCTGCCGGCCGCGAAGGACGCGAAGATCGTTGACCTGGCCTGCGGATTCGGCCGCCTGCTCCGCTTTTTCACCAAGCGCGGCTACACCAATGTCATGGGCGTTGACCTGAGCGGGGAAGAGGTGGAGTTGGCTCGCAAAATCCACCCCAATGTCGTACAGGCCAACCTGCTCGATTTTCTCAAAGAGCACCAGAACGAGTTCGACCTGATCACGGCCACGGACATCATTGAACATTTGACAAAGGACGAAGTGCTGGACTTCCTGGACGGCGTGAACGGCGCGCTGCGCCCCGGCGGGCGGGTCATCCTGCAGACCGTGAATGCAGATGTTCCCTGGGGGCTGATGCACCGCTATCACGATCTGACGCATGAACTGGCCTTCAATCCGCACTCCATCGAGTGGCTTCTGCATCTGACAGGGTTCTCCGAGGCGCGGAGCCGCGAGTGCGGCCCGGTCGCGCATGGCGTCGCGTCGTCAATTCGCCTCGTGCTGTGGCAGGTGATGCGTCTGAGGCTGATCCTTGAAAACCTGATCGAGACGGGCGCCGCCGGCGCTGGCGTGATGAGTCGCGTTTTCATGGCCAGCGCCGTCAAGCGCTGA